The window TAGAAGTGAATGATGAAACAGTTGAAGGGGTAAAACATCGCTTATATCCAGCTTTTTCAGTTCAATTTCACCCAGATGCTGCACCAGGACCACATGATGCACATCACGTTATAGAAGAATTTATTGAATTAATGGATGCATGGAAGGAGTCAAACTAATGGCGAAACGTACGGATATTAAGAAAATTATGGTGATTGGTTCTGGACCGATTGTTATAGGACAAGCAGCAGAATTTGATTATGCAGGAACTCAAGCGTGTCTTGCCTTAAAAGAAGAGGGCTATGAAGTTGTTTTGGTTAATTCAAATCCAGCAACAATCATGACGGATAAAGAAATAGCCGATAAAGTTTATATCGAGCCGATTACGGAAGAATTTGTCTCACGTATTATCCGTAAAGAACAACCTGATGCGTTGTTACCAACATTAGGTGGTCAAACAGGATTAAACATGGCCATGACATTAGCTAATTCAGGCATTTTAGATGCATATAACGTGGAGCTACTAGGAACCAAATTATCAGCGATTGACCAAGCCGAAGATCGCGACTTATTTAAGCAATTAATGGAAGAATTAGAACAACCTATTCCAGAAAGTACGATTGCCAACACCGTAGAAGAAGCGATAGATTTTGCTGAAACAATTGGTTTTCCGTTGATTGTTCGCCCTGCTTTCACATTAGGTGGAACAGGCGGTGGCTTGTGTGATAACATGGAAGAATTAATTGAAATCACTACAAACGGTCTGAAGCTTTCACCAGCAACGCAATGTTTAATCGAAAAAAGTATTGCAGGCTACAAAGAAATTGAGTATGAAGTAATGCGTGACTCTGCGGATAATGCCATCGTTGTTTGTAACATGGAAAACTTTGACCCAGTAGGTATTCATACTGGAGACTCGATTGTTTATGCGCCAAGTCAAACTTTAACAGATGTTGAACATCAAATGCTACGAGATGCTTCATTAAAAATTATTCGTGCCTTAAAAATTGAAGGAGGCTGTAACGTCCAGTTAGCGCTGGATCCTAACAGTTTTGACTATTATGTGATTGAAGTTAATCCACGTGTTAGTCGTTCATCAGCTTTAGCAAGTAAAGCAACGGGATATCCTATTGCAAAACTAGCAGCTAAGATTGCAGTCGGATTGACACTAGATGAGATTCAAAATCCTGTCACAAAAACAACGTTTGCGGTATTTGAACCAACATTGGATTATGTGGTAGCAAAAGTACCAAGATGGCCGTTTGATAAGTTTGAGAATGGCGAGCGTCGCCTAGGAACACAGATGAAAGCTACAGGGGAAGTGATGGCCATTGGTCGTACACTTGAAGAAGCAACATTAAAAGCTATTCGTTCATTAGAATTAGGCACTGTTCATGTTTCGCTTGCAGAAGCCACTGAAGCCACAGAAGATCAACTGGCAAACAAAATTGTTAATGCTCAAGATGATCGTATTTTCTATTTAGTTGAAGCCATCAGACGAGGGTATTCAATCGAAGATTTACATGATATGACAAAAATTGACTTATATTTCTTAGATTGTTTACTACATGTCGTAGAAATCGAGCAAGAACTTGTTGCAAATATTGGAAGTCTAGAAACGTTGAAAAAAGCTAAAACATATGGTTTTTCTGATGTAACAATTGCAGAGTTATGGCAAACAACGGAAGAAAACATTAGAAATACCCGTAAATCAGAAGGCTTAATTCCAGTATATAAAATGGTAGATAGCTGTGCGGCAGAGTTCGAGTCAGAAACACCTTACTTTTACAGCTCATATGATTTTACAAATGAAAGTGTACGTACGGAAAAAGAATCTATCTTAGTATTAGGATCAGGACCTATCCGTATCGGTCAAGGAGTGGAGTTTGACTATGCGACTGTGCACTCAGTAAAAGCTATCCAACAGTTAGGTTATGAGGCAATTATTATTAATAACAACCCAGAAACAGTCTCAACCGATTTCTCAATCTCAGATAAGTTATATTTTGATCCATTGACATTTGAAGATGTAATGAATGTAATTGATTTGGAACAACCTAAAGGAGTTATTGTACAATTTGGTGGCCAAACAGCGATCAATTTAGCAGATAGTTTAGATAAAGCAGGTGTTCCGATTATTGGAACAACCATTGAAGCGTTAGATACAGCTGAAAATCGTGATTTATTTGAGCAAGCGTTAAACACCTTAGGCATTCCGCAACCACCGGGTGATACGGCAACTAGCAGTGAAGAAGCTGTCGCAATTGCTGAAACAATTGGTTATCCTGTACTGGTCCGTCCAAGTTATGTCTTAGGTGGACGTGCTATGGAGATTGTTGAGAATGAAGCTGACTTAATTAATTACATGAATCATGCAGTAAAAGCTTCACCAGAGCATCCGGTTTTAGTCGATAGATATTTAGTGGGTAAAGAATGTGAAGTCGATGCGATTTGTGATGGTGAACGTGTGTTAATTCCGGGAATTATGGAACATATTGAACGTGCGGGTGTCCATTCAGGAGATTCGATGGCAGCCTATCCGCCACAAACATTATCAGAGGATATTAAAGCAACGATTGTCGATTATACAAAACGCTTAGCTATCGGTTTAGAATGCATGGGTATGATGAATATTCAGTATGTCATCCACGATAATCAAGTATATGTAATTGAAGTTAATCCACGTGCAAGCCGTACGGTACCATTTTTAAGTAAAGTAACCGATATTCCAATGGCTCAAGTAGCAACAAAAATTATTTTAGGACAATCGCTTGAAGAACAAGGTTATGAGGACGGTCTACATCCAGAAAGTGAATTAGTTCATATCAAAGCACCTGTCTTTTCATTTGCTAAATTACA is drawn from Vagococcus xieshaowenii and contains these coding sequences:
- the carB gene encoding carbamoyl-phosphate synthase large subunit produces the protein MAKRTDIKKIMVIGSGPIVIGQAAEFDYAGTQACLALKEEGYEVVLVNSNPATIMTDKEIADKVYIEPITEEFVSRIIRKEQPDALLPTLGGQTGLNMAMTLANSGILDAYNVELLGTKLSAIDQAEDRDLFKQLMEELEQPIPESTIANTVEEAIDFAETIGFPLIVRPAFTLGGTGGGLCDNMEELIEITTNGLKLSPATQCLIEKSIAGYKEIEYEVMRDSADNAIVVCNMENFDPVGIHTGDSIVYAPSQTLTDVEHQMLRDASLKIIRALKIEGGCNVQLALDPNSFDYYVIEVNPRVSRSSALASKATGYPIAKLAAKIAVGLTLDEIQNPVTKTTFAVFEPTLDYVVAKVPRWPFDKFENGERRLGTQMKATGEVMAIGRTLEEATLKAIRSLELGTVHVSLAEATEATEDQLANKIVNAQDDRIFYLVEAIRRGYSIEDLHDMTKIDLYFLDCLLHVVEIEQELVANIGSLETLKKAKTYGFSDVTIAELWQTTEENIRNTRKSEGLIPVYKMVDSCAAEFESETPYFYSSYDFTNESVRTEKESILVLGSGPIRIGQGVEFDYATVHSVKAIQQLGYEAIIINNNPETVSTDFSISDKLYFDPLTFEDVMNVIDLEQPKGVIVQFGGQTAINLADSLDKAGVPIIGTTIEALDTAENRDLFEQALNTLGIPQPPGDTATSSEEAVAIAETIGYPVLVRPSYVLGGRAMEIVENEADLINYMNHAVKASPEHPVLVDRYLVGKECEVDAICDGERVLIPGIMEHIERAGVHSGDSMAAYPPQTLSEDIKATIVDYTKRLAIGLECMGMMNIQYVIHDNQVYVIEVNPRASRTVPFLSKVTDIPMAQVATKIILGQSLEEQGYEDGLHPESELVHIKAPVFSFAKLQSVDTYLGPEMKSTGEVMGSDTTLEKALYKAFEASYMNIPSHGTVLLTIADEAKEESLAIAKRFKNIGFKLVGTSGTASYYHEHGLTIESIDKVMAKEKNILDIIREGDVQVVVNTMDKSRQTNSDGFLIRREAVDHGVPLFTSLDTVSAVLSVIESQQFLLESI